TCGGCGGTTCGCAGCGCGAGCGGGGGCAACGTGGGCGCCGGGGTGGGCGCGGCGCTGGTGCACGCGGACACGAGGACCGCCACCAGGGCCGCGAGCAGCATGGCCGACACGGTCCTCACACGCGGTCGAGGGTATGCCGAGGGGCGGATCCACGGCCGGAGGCAGCCCCCGAACCGGTTCGCCGCATCGACCCCCGGGATTGACAACGCCTCCAGCCCGGGCGGCGGACGTGGAGGCGTTGTGATTCATACTACACCAGTCCTACGACCATGGTGGTAATCCCGCCCCGGCTCAGCCGAGCGCGGCGGTGGCGAAGGTCACCTGGAACGGCTGGCACCAGATCACGACCGCCAGCTCCTGGCCAAGGTCCAGGTCGTCGGGCACGTCGTAGTTCTGGTTGCCGACGTTGCCCTTGAGGCTGCCGAGGTCCACCGCGTCGGCGTTGATCTGGGGCGTGCCGTCGACGACGGGGGCCAGGTAGACGTGCAGGTCGGGCCCGTTGGTGACCTCGAAGTCCTCCAGCCGCAGCACGCGGCTTCCGTCGGCCAGCTCGTAGACCGTGGCCGACCCCGACCCCTGATGCACGCTGTCCGCCCCGACGAAGGACCCGTTGACGATCGCCGTGGGCTCGCCGTCCGGCATGTCCTCGACCTCCTCGACGGTCTCGGCGGCCGCGGCCTCCATCTCGGCCTCGACGTCCTCCTGGGTCATGTCGTCGGGCACGACGGCCCCGTCGGAGAGGGGGAAGGCCTCGCCGACGGCGTCCGCTCCTGACTCCGCGGTGACGTC
Above is a window of Euzebya rosea DNA encoding:
- a CDS encoding DM13 domain-containing protein, which encodes MSKPVIRAGIAAVVVVVLAVAFYLIRPYFVDEVVDEAFPGGDVTAESGADAVGEAFPLSDGAVVPDDMTQEDVEAEMEAAAAETVEEVEDMPDGEPTAIVNGSFVGADSVHQGSGSATVYELADGSRVLRLEDFEVTNGPDLHVYLAPVVDGTPQINADAVDLGSLKGNVGNQNYDVPDDLDLGQELAVVIWCQPFQVTFATAALG